The following proteins are encoded in a genomic region of Galbibacter sp. BG1:
- a CDS encoding TolC family protein, protein MIHFYKNILGVKYWFKVFTTASILIFSYEALSQEKSLELTQAYELAEAKYPTSANKDLIDSIYSLNTKLLNKERLPEITANAQGQVQTENLTLGVDSPDSPIFFELPLESYKTYLDANFFIYDGGLVSSKRRVQESSLQVNQQSLKVTLRNLKDRVNKAYFMVLLAQQQQQLLSTSLNNLKTTISEVQAKYSSGIVLESELTKLMVRELELLSDYDQLSGDLKAYLSVLEELVGVSISEATTLITPKVSTDIFMEIERPEAQLFNYQMEALEAQKSIVSALRMPKVGLFAQGGVGYPNPVNFAAIETATYALGGVRINWEVYDWGKVKKEKEILELEKQQLEAQKHAFKFDIESRKAEFIERIRATEKLLENDKEIVGLQQSILKQSDVQLANGVINSNDYLLQVNAALQAEQKYEFHKVQLEQLKIEYLTLIGKL, encoded by the coding sequence ATGATTCATTTTTATAAAAATATTTTAGGGGTTAAATACTGGTTTAAAGTTTTTACGACAGCTAGTATTTTAATTTTTTCGTACGAGGCCTTATCTCAAGAAAAATCCTTGGAATTAACGCAGGCTTATGAATTGGCCGAAGCCAAATATCCCACTTCAGCCAATAAAGATTTAATAGACAGTATCTACAGTTTAAATACTAAATTATTAAATAAAGAGCGACTTCCAGAAATTACCGCCAATGCTCAAGGACAAGTACAGACCGAAAACTTAACTTTGGGAGTAGATTCTCCAGACAGTCCTATATTTTTCGAACTCCCTTTAGAAAGTTATAAAACCTATTTAGACGCTAATTTTTTTATCTACGATGGCGGTTTGGTTAGTTCTAAAAGAAGAGTACAGGAATCTTCCCTACAGGTAAATCAACAATCTTTAAAAGTTACGTTACGCAATCTAAAAGATAGGGTAAATAAGGCTTATTTCATGGTTCTTCTGGCGCAGCAACAGCAACAACTTTTGTCAACTTCCTTGAATAATTTAAAAACAACAATTTCCGAAGTTCAAGCAAAATATAGCAGTGGGATAGTGTTGGAAAGTGAATTAACGAAACTTATGGTCAGGGAATTGGAGCTTTTGTCCGATTATGATCAACTTTCGGGTGATCTTAAAGCTTATTTGTCCGTTTTGGAAGAATTGGTAGGGGTTTCAATTTCTGAAGCAACCACATTAATAACGCCAAAAGTTTCTACCGATATATTTATGGAGATAGAGCGTCCAGAAGCCCAATTGTTTAATTATCAAATGGAGGCTTTGGAAGCTCAAAAGTCAATTGTTTCAGCCTTAAGAATGCCTAAAGTTGGTCTATTTGCCCAAGGTGGTGTTGGTTATCCTAACCCAGTTAATTTTGCTGCCATAGAAACTGCCACCTACGCATTGGGGGGTGTACGTATTAATTGGGAAGTGTACGATTGGGGGAAAGTAAAAAAGGAAAAGGAAATTTTAGAATTGGAAAAGCAGCAACTGGAAGCTCAGAAACATGCTTTTAAATTTGATATAGAATCGCGAAAAGCTGAATTTATTGAGCGTATAAGAGCTACTGAAAAATTACTTGAAAATGATAAGGAAATAGTAGGCTTGCAGCAATCTATCCTAAAACAATCAGATGTACAACTGGCTAATGGCGTGATAAACAGTAACGATTATTTATTGCAGGTGAATGCAGCGTTGCAAGCAGAGCAAAAATACGAATTTCATAAAGTTCAATTGGAACAACTAAAAATAGAATATTTAACCCTCATTGGAAAATTATAG
- the clpB gene encoding ATP-dependent chaperone ClpB — MNLNNFTIKSQEAIQQAQQIAQGYGHQQIENEHIFKALFDVDENVLPFLLKKLNVNVTLLKQVLESTLNSFSKVEGGELMLSREAGKTLNEASIIAKKMNDEFVSVEHLILAIFKSKSKIAQILKDQGVTEKGLNAAIEELRKGDRVTSASAEETYNSLNKYAKNLNQLANDGKLDPVIGRDEEIRRVLQILSRRTKNNPMLVGEPGVGKTAIAEGLAHRIVQGDVPENLKEKQIFSLDMGALIAGAKYKGEFEERLKAVIKEVTTSDGDIVLFIDEIHTLVGAGGGQGAMDAANILKPALARGELRAIGATTLDEYQKYFEKDKALERRFQKVLVDEPDTESAISILRGIKEKYETHHKVRIKDEAIIAAVELSQRYITNRFLPDKAIDLMDEAASKIRMEINSKPEELDVYDRKIMQLEIEIAAIKRENDESKLKSLNADLANLKEERNEIYAKWKSEKDVVDDIQTTKENIENYKLEAERAERDGDYGKVAEIRYGKIKESQEKLEALQKKLQEEQASGKSLIKEEVTNDDIAEVVAKWTGIPVTKMLQSEREKLLNLEDELHRRVVGQEEAIESVSDAIRRSRAGLQDANRPIGSFLFLGTTGVGKTELAKALAEYLFDDERAMTRIDMSEYQERHSVSRLVGAPPGYVGYDEGGQLTEAVRRRPYSVVLLDEIEKAHPDTFNILLQVLDEGRLTDNKGRLADFKNTIIIMTSNIGSHIIQEKFEATKDIDSATEAAKVEVLGLLKQSVRPEFINRIDDIVMFTPLTADNIKDIVRLQLKGITKMVAKQNITLDATEEAIAHLAKVGYDPQYGARPVKRVLQKEVLNNLSKEILSGKITADSIILIDEFDGELVFRNQNDLIEN, encoded by the coding sequence ATGAACTTAAATAATTTTACCATAAAATCTCAAGAAGCCATACAACAGGCGCAACAAATTGCCCAAGGATATGGACATCAGCAAATAGAAAATGAGCACATTTTTAAAGCATTATTCGATGTGGACGAAAATGTACTCCCCTTTCTTTTGAAAAAACTGAATGTGAATGTAACGCTTTTAAAACAAGTGTTGGAAAGCACCCTTAACAGTTTTTCTAAGGTAGAAGGCGGCGAGCTCATGCTTTCTAGGGAGGCTGGAAAGACATTGAACGAAGCAAGCATCATCGCTAAAAAAATGAATGATGAATTTGTTTCCGTAGAACATTTAATACTTGCCATCTTTAAATCTAAAAGTAAAATTGCTCAAATTTTAAAAGATCAAGGGGTTACCGAAAAAGGTTTAAATGCGGCAATTGAAGAATTGCGAAAAGGGGATCGGGTTACTTCAGCCAGTGCCGAAGAAACCTATAACTCTTTAAATAAATATGCCAAAAATCTCAACCAACTAGCCAATGATGGGAAATTAGATCCCGTAATTGGAAGGGATGAAGAAATACGGCGCGTACTCCAAATCCTCTCCCGAAGAACAAAAAACAATCCTATGCTCGTTGGGGAGCCTGGAGTTGGTAAAACTGCCATTGCCGAAGGTTTAGCGCATAGAATTGTGCAGGGGGATGTTCCAGAAAACTTAAAAGAAAAGCAGATTTTCTCTTTAGATATGGGAGCCCTTATAGCCGGTGCAAAGTACAAAGGGGAATTTGAGGAGCGTTTAAAAGCTGTGATTAAAGAAGTAACCACTTCTGATGGTGACATTGTGTTATTCATTGACGAAATTCATACCCTTGTTGGTGCTGGAGGTGGCCAAGGAGCCATGGATGCCGCAAATATTTTAAAGCCTGCCTTGGCAAGAGGTGAGCTAAGGGCTATTGGCGCCACTACTTTAGACGAATACCAAAAATATTTTGAAAAAGACAAAGCTTTAGAGCGTAGGTTCCAAAAAGTATTGGTAGACGAACCTGATACCGAAAGTGCAATTTCTATTTTACGTGGAATCAAAGAAAAATATGAGACGCACCATAAGGTTCGAATAAAAGATGAAGCTATTATTGCTGCGGTAGAACTATCGCAACGCTATATCACCAATCGTTTTTTACCAGATAAAGCCATCGATTTAATGGATGAGGCGGCTTCTAAAATCCGTATGGAAATCAACTCCAAACCGGAAGAATTGGATGTATACGATAGAAAAATCATGCAATTGGAGATTGAAATTGCTGCCATTAAACGGGAAAACGATGAAAGCAAACTTAAATCCTTAAATGCCGATTTGGCAAACCTTAAGGAAGAGCGTAATGAAATATATGCCAAATGGAAAAGCGAAAAAGATGTGGTAGACGATATTCAAACCACTAAGGAAAATATCGAAAACTACAAATTGGAAGCAGAACGTGCTGAAAGAGATGGTGATTACGGAAAAGTTGCTGAAATACGCTACGGGAAAATCAAGGAGTCGCAGGAAAAACTGGAGGCTCTTCAGAAAAAGCTTCAAGAGGAACAGGCTTCTGGAAAAAGCTTGATAAAAGAAGAAGTCACCAACGATGATATTGCTGAAGTGGTTGCCAAGTGGACGGGTATTCCCGTGACTAAAATGCTGCAAAGCGAACGTGAAAAACTATTAAACCTCGAAGATGAATTGCACCGTCGTGTGGTTGGGCAAGAAGAGGCCATTGAATCGGTTTCAGATGCCATTCGTAGAAGCAGAGCTGGTTTGCAAGACGCCAATAGACCCATTGGTTCGTTTCTTTTCTTAGGGACTACAGGGGTTGGTAAAACAGAGCTTGCCAAAGCGTTGGCCGAATATTTGTTCGATGATGAGAGAGCAATGACACGTATTGATATGAGCGAATATCAAGAACGCCATTCGGTGAGTAGATTGGTGGGCGCACCTCCGGGGTATGTTGGGTATGATGAAGGTGGACAACTTACGGAAGCAGTAAGAAGAAGACCCTATTCTGTAGTACTTTTAGATGAAATAGAAAAAGCGCATCCCGATACTTTTAATATTCTGCTTCAAGTTTTAGATGAAGGAAGACTTACCGATAACAAAGGACGTCTTGCTGACTTTAAAAACACCATTATAATAATGACCAGTAATATTGGAAGTCATATAATTCAAGAGAAATTTGAAGCTACCAAAGATATCGATAGCGCCACCGAAGCAGCAAAAGTAGAAGTACTTGGCCTTTTGAAACAAAGCGTTCGTCCAGAATTCATCAACCGTATAGACGATATTGTAATGTTTACGCCTTTAACCGCAGACAATATAAAAGATATTGTACGCTTACAACTTAAAGGAATCACTAAAATGGTGGCCAAACAAAACATTACACTCGACGCAACGGAAGAAGCTATAGCGCATCTTGCTAAAGTAGGTTACGACCCACAGTACGGTGCAAGACCTGTAAAAAGAGTACTTCAGAAAGAAGTATTGAACAATCTTTCTAAAGAAATATTAAGTGGAAAAATAACTGCGGATAGCATTATTTTAATTGATGAATTTGATGGAGAGTTGGTTTTTAGAAATCAGAATGATTTAATAGAAAATTAA
- the ytxJ gene encoding bacillithiol system redox-active protein YtxJ → MNFFKSIFGESQENKDKDLNWNHLIDVSQFEIIKEESKSFPVVIFKHSTRCGISRFALSNFENAYDFSENQVKLYFLDILKHRDVSNAIAETFGVRHESPQLLIVKNGNVVYHESHGQIEAEKISDFI, encoded by the coding sequence ATGAATTTTTTTAAATCTATATTCGGCGAAAGCCAAGAAAATAAAGATAAAGATCTGAATTGGAATCATTTAATAGATGTTTCACAGTTTGAAATAATAAAGGAGGAATCCAAATCGTTTCCAGTGGTAATATTTAAGCACAGTACCCGATGCGGTATTAGTAGGTTTGCCTTGAGCAATTTTGAAAATGCTTATGATTTTTCTGAAAATCAAGTAAAATTATATTTTTTGGACATCCTGAAGCATCGTGATGTTTCTAATGCCATAGCGGAAACGTTTGGAGTACGCCATGAGAGTCCGCAACTGTTAATCGTAAAAAATGGAAATGTGGTTTATCATGAATCACATGGTCAGATAGAAGCTGAAAAGATTTCTGATTTTATTTAG
- a CDS encoding ABC transporter ATP-binding protein, producing the protein MKIREEKEIEKNVIEVKQLTKRFGEFTAVNAISFQVQKGEIFGFLGANGAGKTTAMRMLTGLSKPTSGDGWVAGFNVTTEYEKIKKGIGYMSQKFSLYNDLTIRENIRFFGGIYGLNKGLIKSKTSEILEELDLSKVQNKQVASLPLGWKQRLAFAVSMLHEPQIVFLDEPTGGVDPSVRRQFWEAIYAASAKGITIFVTTHYMDEAEYCHRVSIMVNGEIKALDTPQNLKKQMSADSMEQVFIKLVKTTSQDV; encoded by the coding sequence ATGAAGATTAGAGAAGAAAAGGAAATTGAAAAAAATGTAATCGAGGTAAAGCAACTTACCAAAAGATTTGGTGAGTTTACTGCGGTAAATGCTATTTCCTTTCAAGTGCAGAAAGGTGAGATTTTTGGTTTTCTAGGGGCAAATGGGGCTGGGAAAACGACGGCTATGAGAATGTTAACAGGATTGAGCAAACCTACTTCTGGCGATGGTTGGGTGGCCGGTTTTAATGTTACCACAGAATATGAAAAAATTAAAAAAGGAATTGGCTATATGTCCCAAAAATTTAGCTTGTACAATGATCTTACCATAAGAGAGAATATTCGATTTTTTGGAGGTATCTACGGGTTGAACAAGGGCCTAATTAAAAGTAAAACTTCGGAAATATTGGAAGAATTGGATTTATCCAAAGTTCAAAACAAACAAGTTGCTTCCCTTCCGTTGGGATGGAAACAGCGATTGGCCTTTGCAGTTTCTATGCTCCACGAACCTCAAATTGTATTTTTAGATGAACCTACAGGGGGGGTAGACCCCAGTGTACGCCGTCAATTTTGGGAAGCTATCTATGCAGCATCAGCCAAGGGGATTACCATTTTTGTAACTACACATTATATGGATGAGGCCGAGTATTGCCATAGAGTATCAATTATGGTAAATGGTGAAATAAAGGCGCTCGACACGCCGCAGAATTTAAAAAAGCAGATGAGTGCGGATTCTATGGAACAGGTATTTATAAAACTGGTAAAAACAACTAGTCAGGATGTTTAA
- a CDS encoding ABC transporter ATP-binding protein, producing MKAISVENISKSYGNTKALSGVSFEVKSGEIFGIIGPDGAGKSTLFKILTTLILPEEGKAHILEFDVVDEYKEVRKSVGYMPGKFSLYQDLSVEENLSFFATIFGTTIQENYHLIKDIYDQLAPFKDRKAGDLSGGMKQKLALCCALIHEPKVLFLDEPTTGVDAVSRTEFWDMLAKLKNNGIAILVSTPYMDEANLCDRIALMQDGRILSIDTPEELIKTYKKPLFAVKSTDNYQLLLYLKKQRFTDSVLAFGECLHFTAREKISSAELKERLREDGIQDVQVKKIKPNIEDVFLALSS from the coding sequence ATGAAAGCTATATCAGTAGAAAATATTTCAAAGTCATATGGAAATACAAAAGCCTTGTCGGGAGTTTCTTTTGAAGTAAAGTCCGGAGAAATATTTGGTATCATAGGTCCGGATGGTGCTGGGAAATCAACGCTGTTTAAAATCTTAACTACTTTAATCCTTCCAGAAGAAGGCAAAGCCCATATTTTAGAATTTGATGTGGTAGATGAATATAAGGAAGTTAGAAAAAGTGTTGGATATATGCCTGGAAAATTTTCCCTTTATCAAGATTTGTCAGTTGAAGAAAACCTGTCTTTTTTTGCCACAATTTTTGGAACCACTATTCAGGAAAATTATCATTTAATAAAAGATATTTACGATCAATTAGCACCATTTAAAGATAGGAAAGCAGGAGATTTGTCTGGGGGAATGAAACAAAAGCTAGCTTTGTGTTGCGCTTTAATCCATGAGCCTAAAGTACTTTTTCTTGATGAACCTACCACTGGTGTAGACGCCGTGAGTAGAACCGAATTTTGGGATATGTTAGCCAAACTAAAGAATAATGGGATTGCCATTTTGGTGAGTACCCCTTATATGGATGAAGCTAACTTATGTGATAGAATAGCTTTAATGCAAGATGGAAGGATTTTATCTATTGACACTCCAGAAGAACTAATTAAAACCTACAAGAAGCCTTTATTTGCAGTAAAGTCTACTGATAATTACCAGTTATTGCTTTATCTAAAGAAACAAAGGTTTACAGATAGTGTTTTAGCCTTTGGAGAGTGTTTACATTTTACTGCTAGGGAAAAAATATCCAGTGCGGAATTGAAAGAGAGATTAAGAGAAGATGGTATTCAAGATGTGCAGGTTAAAAAGATAAAACCAAACATTGAAGATGTGTTTTTGGCCTTGAGTAGTTAA
- the glyA gene encoding serine hydroxymethyltransferase translates to MKRDEQIFDLIEAEKKRQLEGIELIASENFVSEQVMEAAGSVLTNKYAEGYPGKRYYGGCEVVDEVETIAIERAKELFGAVYANVQPHSGSQANTAVFAACLKPGDKILGFDLSHGGHLTHGSPVNFSGKLYDPVFYGVEKETGRLNYEHIAEVAKKEKPKLIIAGASAYSRDIDFKKFREIADSVDALLMADVSHPAGLIAKGVLSDPIPHCHIVTTTTHKTLRGPRGGLILMGKDFENPFGLKLKNGNLKMMSSLLDSAVFPGNQGGPLEHIIAAKAIAFGEALSEDFLHYIVQVKKNAAAMAKAFVEKGYKIISDGTDNHMVLIDLRNKDISGKEGEEALGKANITVNKNMVPFDDKSPFVTSGIRIGTAAVTTRGLVEEDMEAVVNLVDEVLMNREDETKIEAAKNHVYRLMAHRPLFKA, encoded by the coding sequence ATGAAAAGAGACGAACAGATTTTTGATCTTATAGAAGCTGAAAAGAAACGACAGCTAGAAGGGATTGAGCTTATTGCTTCAGAAAATTTTGTAAGCGAACAGGTAATGGAAGCTGCAGGTTCTGTACTAACCAATAAATACGCCGAAGGATATCCTGGAAAACGTTACTATGGAGGATGTGAGGTTGTAGACGAGGTGGAAACCATTGCCATTGAGCGTGCAAAAGAACTTTTCGGTGCCGTATATGCCAATGTACAACCGCATAGTGGTTCGCAAGCAAATACCGCTGTTTTCGCAGCGTGTCTAAAACCTGGAGATAAAATTTTAGGTTTCGATCTTTCTCATGGTGGGCACCTTACCCATGGTTCGCCAGTTAACTTTTCTGGAAAATTGTATGATCCTGTTTTTTACGGGGTGGAAAAAGAAACCGGTAGATTGAACTACGAGCATATCGCCGAAGTAGCTAAAAAAGAAAAACCTAAATTAATTATTGCCGGTGCTTCTGCATACTCTAGGGATATAGATTTTAAAAAGTTCAGGGAGATTGCAGACAGTGTGGATGCTTTATTAATGGCAGACGTTTCGCATCCAGCAGGATTAATTGCTAAAGGAGTGCTAAGTGATCCAATTCCACATTGCCACATAGTAACTACAACTACCCACAAAACATTGCGTGGGCCTCGAGGCGGACTCATACTAATGGGGAAAGATTTTGAAAATCCTTTTGGATTAAAATTAAAGAATGGGAATCTTAAAATGATGTCTTCCTTATTAGACAGTGCGGTATTCCCTGGCAACCAAGGAGGTCCTTTGGAGCATATTATTGCGGCAAAAGCTATTGCTTTTGGTGAAGCTTTAAGTGAAGATTTCTTGCATTATATAGTACAAGTAAAGAAAAATGCAGCCGCCATGGCTAAAGCTTTCGTTGAAAAGGGGTATAAGATTATTTCTGATGGAACCGATAACCATATGGTATTGATAGATTTGAGAAATAAAGATATTTCTGGAAAAGAAGGGGAAGAAGCCCTTGGAAAAGCAAATATTACCGTAAATAAAAATATGGTTCCTTTTGATGATAAGAGTCCGTTTGTTACAAGTGGTATTCGTATTGGAACTGCAGCGGTTACTACCAGAGGTTTGGTAGAAGAAGATATGGAAGCCGTTGTGAATTTGGTAGATGAAGTTCTAATGAACCGCGAGGATGAAACTAAAATTGAAGCTGCCAAAAACCATGTATATCGCTTGATGGCTCATAGACCTTTGTTTAAAGCATAA
- a CDS encoding GNAT family N-acetyltransferase, with translation MITLIRTDAAHTDFKKLVKHLDRYLAVMDGDAHEFYDQFNKIETLTEVVLAYLDETVVGCGAIKPYDLNTAEIKRMYVAPNCRGKGVASIILKELEVWSKDLSFNKTILETGIDYKDAIALYKKNGYQQLPNYGPYTNSELSICFGKELK, from the coding sequence ATGATTACCTTAATCCGCACCGACGCTGCGCATACTGATTTTAAAAAATTAGTGAAACATCTAGATCGTTACCTAGCTGTTATGGATGGGGATGCCCATGAGTTTTATGATCAATTCAATAAAATTGAAACACTCACCGAAGTAGTGTTAGCTTATTTAGACGAAACCGTGGTTGGTTGTGGAGCTATAAAACCTTACGACTTAAATACGGCAGAGATCAAAAGGATGTATGTAGCCCCGAATTGTCGGGGAAAAGGGGTGGCCTCTATAATTTTAAAAGAATTGGAGGTATGGAGCAAAGATCTTTCATTTAATAAAACTATTTTAGAAACAGGAATTGACTATAAAGATGCCATTGCGTTGTATAAAAAGAATGGATATCAACAATTACCAAACTATGGACCTTATACGAATAGCGAACTGAGTATTTGTTTCGGGAAGGAGTTGAAATAA
- a CDS encoding TetR/AcrR family transcriptional regulator, translating to MATKGTDQKILEAAKKIFILKGYAGARMQEIADEANINKSMLHYYYKSKDVLFSKIMEQAIVLLAPKFIEAISGDFSVIEKLQRLVVTYINTISKHPHIPLFMLHELSQNRVHLSSKLKKHMKTPLENFAEEIKQEQKKGIIKKVPVNQLILTVMSLIVFPFVAEPIFKNVLEISEKTYRKMMMERKEIVLDLLKTNLL from the coding sequence ATGGCCACGAAAGGAACCGATCAAAAAATATTGGAAGCTGCCAAGAAAATTTTTATTCTAAAGGGGTACGCGGGTGCACGTATGCAGGAAATTGCAGACGAGGCTAATATTAACAAATCAATGCTTCATTACTATTATAAAAGTAAAGATGTTCTTTTTTCCAAAATAATGGAACAGGCCATTGTTTTACTGGCACCAAAGTTTATAGAAGCTATTTCTGGTGATTTTTCGGTGATTGAAAAACTGCAACGATTAGTCGTGACTTACATTAATACCATTTCAAAACATCCACACATACCTTTATTTATGCTACATGAACTCTCTCAAAACAGGGTCCATCTTTCATCCAAATTAAAAAAGCATATGAAAACACCTTTGGAAAACTTTGCTGAGGAGATTAAACAGGAACAAAAAAAAGGAATAATCAAGAAAGTTCCGGTAAACCAACTTATATTAACGGTGATGTCGCTTATTGTTTTTCCATTTGTGGCCGAGCCTATTTTCAAAAATGTCCTGGAAATATCAGAAAAAACATATCGTAAAATGATGATGGAGCGCAAAGAAATCGTTTTAGACTTGCTGAAAACCAATTTATTGTAA
- a CDS encoding HlyD family secretion protein translates to MGNKYTIFVGLAFALIACSSDDKADAYGNFEATTITISAKGNGELLYFDVEEGDIKQKGVNVGLIDTTQLYLKKMELKVTLASLNDKLQEAAPEIAVLLEKKSNLTRERNRIQKLYDQKAATQKQLDDYNGELDVVNQQIASTKKQISVANRGVLSQRLPISAQIEALDNNIQDYVINNPINGTILTKIREKHEFVTIGMPLYRIADLSKLKLRAYTSATFLEDVQLNQEVTVRIDDGKDGYSQLKGTVTWISSEAEFTPKTIETKEERINLVYALDVEVVNPGILKIGMPGEVIFNAAE, encoded by the coding sequence ATGGGAAACAAATATACAATATTCGTTGGTCTGGCATTTGCCCTTATTGCCTGTTCTAGTGATGACAAAGCGGATGCTTACGGTAATTTTGAAGCTACTACAATTACGATAAGTGCAAAAGGGAACGGGGAATTGCTATATTTCGACGTAGAAGAAGGCGATATAAAACAAAAGGGGGTGAATGTTGGACTAATAGATACAACACAACTTTATTTAAAAAAAATGGAATTGAAGGTGACGTTGGCATCGCTAAATGACAAACTACAGGAAGCTGCACCAGAAATTGCCGTTCTTTTAGAGAAGAAAAGCAACCTTACAAGGGAAAGAAATCGTATACAGAAATTGTACGATCAAAAGGCTGCAACTCAAAAACAGTTGGATGATTACAACGGCGAATTGGATGTTGTAAATCAGCAAATTGCATCAACCAAAAAACAAATTAGTGTTGCCAATAGGGGTGTTTTATCCCAGAGATTACCTATTAGCGCGCAGATTGAAGCGCTTGATAATAATATTCAAGATTATGTAATAAACAATCCCATTAACGGAACCATTTTAACCAAAATTAGAGAAAAACACGAATTTGTTACCATTGGTATGCCCCTTTATAGAATTGCAGATCTATCAAAATTAAAACTTCGTGCCTATACCTCTGCTACTTTTTTGGAAGATGTACAATTAAATCAAGAAGTAACTGTAAGAATTGATGACGGTAAAGATGGTTACTCCCAATTGAAAGGAACGGTAACATGGATTTCCAGTGAAGCCGAATTTACCCCAAAAACCATAGAAACCAAGGAAGAAAGGATAAATTTGGTATATGCCTTGGATGTTGAGGTGGTAAATCCGGGCATTCTTAAAATAGGTATGCCGGGTGAAGTTATATTTAATGCTGCGGAATAG
- the fahA gene encoding fumarylacetoacetase — translation MSDTANNPNRKSWLTVSQDSDFPIQNIPFGVFLTRDDVITIGTRIGDTAIDLGALHQLGYFNGIPLTDDIFLQDTLNDFISDGKKTWRLVRNRIAEIFDAKNETLKNNEEHRKIVLFALDEIEMQLPVQIGDYTDFYSSKEHATNVGTMFRDPDNALLPNWLHIPVGYHGRSSSIVPSGIPIRRPKGQTLPQGAEEPVFGPSKLVDFELEMAFITTDANHLGEPIPVEEAEDYIFGMVLFNDWSARDIQKWEYVPLGPFLAKNFASSISPWIVTLDALQPFKVEGPKQDPEPLPYLHFKGKKSYDINLEVDLTPENGEATTVTKSNFKYMYWNMSQQLAHHTINGCNVISGDMMGSGTISGPTPDSYGSMLELTWKGEKPIKMKDGSERKFINDGDTVTMRGYCKNEKVRIGFGEVANKLLPPFNPKKNKK, via the coding sequence ATGTCTGATACAGCAAACAATCCAAATAGAAAATCTTGGCTAACCGTAAGTCAGGATTCCGACTTCCCTATACAAAATATTCCCTTCGGTGTCTTTTTAACCAGAGACGATGTTATTACCATTGGAACCCGAATTGGTGATACTGCTATTGACTTAGGAGCACTACACCAATTGGGATATTTCAACGGAATTCCACTTACCGACGATATATTCCTTCAAGATACTTTAAATGATTTTATTTCTGACGGAAAGAAAACATGGCGACTGGTAAGAAACAGAATTGCCGAAATTTTCGACGCCAAGAACGAAACCCTGAAGAACAATGAAGAACACCGTAAGATCGTTCTCTTTGCTTTAGACGAAATTGAAATGCAACTACCTGTACAGATTGGCGATTATACCGATTTTTACAGCAGTAAAGAGCATGCTACCAATGTGGGTACCATGTTTCGGGACCCCGATAATGCACTGTTGCCAAACTGGTTGCACATTCCCGTAGGCTATCACGGTAGAAGTTCTTCTATTGTACCCAGCGGAATCCCTATTCGCCGACCAAAAGGACAAACATTGCCTCAAGGAGCGGAAGAACCTGTTTTTGGACCTTCTAAATTAGTGGACTTCGAATTGGAAATGGCTTTTATAACTACAGATGCGAACCATTTGGGGGAACCTATCCCAGTTGAAGAAGCCGAAGATTATATATTTGGAATGGTACTGTTTAACGACTGGAGCGCAAGGGACATACAAAAATGGGAATACGTACCATTGGGACCATTCTTAGCCAAAAATTTTGCATCCTCCATTTCTCCGTGGATTGTTACACTCGATGCACTGCAACCGTTTAAGGTAGAAGGACCAAAACAAGATCCAGAGCCTCTGCCCTATCTTCATTTTAAAGGAAAAAAGAGCTACGACATTAATCTTGAAGTAGATTTAACACCAGAAAATGGGGAAGCGACTACGGTTACGAAAAGTAATTTTAAATACATGTACTGGAATATGTCTCAGCAATTGGCGCACCATACCATTAATGGCTGTAACGTAATAAGCGGGGATATGATGGGTAGTGGAACCATTTCGGGACCTACTCCAGATTCTTATGGTTCAATGCTCGAACTCACCTGGAAAGGGGAAAAACCAATTAAAATGAAAGATGGTAGCGAGCGTAAATTTATAAATGACGGCGATACGGTTACAATGCGCGGATATTGTAAAAACGAGAAGGTAAGGATTGGTTTTGGAGAAGTTGCCAATAAGCTTTTGCCACCATTCAACCCTAAAAAGAACAAAAAATAA